In Sodalis ligni, a single genomic region encodes these proteins:
- the glpK gene encoding glycerol kinase GlpK, translating into MPSEKKYIVALDQGTTSSRAIVLDHEANIVSVSQREFTQIYPKPGWVEHDPMEIWASQSSTLVEVLAKADISSDQVAGIGITNQRETAVVWDKETGKPVYNAIVWQCRRTADICEKLKNDGLEEYVRETTGLVIDPYFSGTKVKWILDNVEGARERAMRGELLFGTIDTWLIWRMTQGRVHVTDYTNASRTMLFNIHALDWDEKMLDVLDIPRSMLPTVRSSSEVYGQTNIGGKGGTRIPIAGIAGDQQAALYGQLCVEKGMAKNTYGTGCFLLMNTGTEAVRSKHGLLTTIACGPRGEVNYALEGAVFVAGAAIQWLRDEMKLISDAADSDYFACKVKDTNGVYVVPAFTGLGAPYWDPYARGAIFGITRGVNANHIIRATLESIAFQTRDLLDAMQGDSGARLKSLRVDGGAVANNFLMQFQSDILGTRVERPEVREVTALGAAYLAGLAVGFWNDLDEVRSKSVIEREFHPGIETVERNVRYSGWQKAVARARSWEEHEEQKD; encoded by the coding sequence ATGCCATCTGAAAAAAAATACATTGTAGCCCTCGACCAGGGCACCACCAGTTCCCGGGCGATTGTTCTCGACCACGAGGCTAATATCGTCAGCGTTTCGCAGCGCGAATTCACCCAAATCTATCCCAAGCCCGGCTGGGTGGAGCATGACCCGATGGAAATCTGGGCGTCGCAAAGTTCAACCCTGGTGGAGGTCCTGGCCAAGGCCGATATCAGCTCCGACCAGGTTGCCGGCATCGGCATCACCAACCAGCGTGAAACCGCGGTGGTGTGGGACAAAGAAACCGGGAAACCGGTGTACAACGCCATTGTCTGGCAATGCCGCCGCACCGCCGATATCTGCGAAAAACTGAAAAACGACGGGCTGGAAGAGTATGTCCGTGAAACCACCGGGCTGGTTATCGACCCTTATTTCTCCGGCACCAAGGTCAAATGGATCCTGGATAACGTCGAGGGCGCCAGGGAACGGGCCATGCGCGGCGAGCTGCTGTTCGGCACCATTGATACCTGGCTGATTTGGCGCATGACCCAGGGCCGGGTGCATGTGACCGACTATACCAACGCTTCCCGCACCATGCTGTTCAATATCCATGCTCTGGACTGGGATGAAAAAATGCTGGATGTGCTGGACATCCCGCGCTCCATGCTGCCGACGGTGCGCTCCTCTTCTGAGGTCTACGGCCAGACCAATATCGGCGGTAAAGGAGGGACCCGTATTCCCATCGCCGGCATCGCCGGCGACCAACAGGCCGCGCTGTACGGCCAGCTGTGCGTCGAGAAGGGCATGGCCAAGAATACCTACGGCACCGGCTGCTTCCTGCTGATGAATACCGGCACCGAAGCGGTACGGTCGAAACACGGCCTGCTGACCACCATCGCCTGCGGCCCGCGCGGCGAGGTGAACTATGCGCTGGAAGGGGCGGTGTTCGTCGCCGGCGCGGCCATCCAGTGGCTGCGCGATGAAATGAAGCTTATCAGCGACGCCGCCGACAGCGATTATTTTGCCTGCAAGGTAAAAGACACCAACGGCGTCTACGTGGTGCCGGCCTTTACCGGCCTGGGGGCCCCCTACTGGGACCCCTATGCGCGCGGGGCCATCTTCGGCATCACCCGCGGCGTCAACGCCAACCATATTATCCGCGCGACGCTTGAGTCCATCGCGTTCCAGACCCGGGATTTGCTGGATGCCATGCAGGGGGATTCCGGCGCCCGGCTGAAGTCGCTGCGGGTGGACGGCGGCGCGGTGGCCAATAACTTCCTGATGCAATTCCAGTCGGATATCCTGGGCACCCGGGTGGAGCGGCCGGAAGTGCGGGAAGTGACCGCGCTGGGGGCGGCCTACCTGGCCGGGCTGGCGGTGGGCTTCTGGAACGATCTGGACGAGGTGAGGAGCAAATCGGTTATCGAGCGGGAATTCCATCCCGGCATTGAAACCGTGGAGCGCAATGTGCGCTACAGTGGCTGGCAGAAGGCCGTGGCGCGCGCCCGCTCGTGGGAAGAGCATGAGGAACAGAAGGACTGA
- a CDS encoding MIP/aquaporin family protein produces the protein MSQLKTPTLTGQCIAEFLGTALLIFFGVGCVAALKLAGASLGQWEISIIWGLGVAMAVYLTAAVSGAHLSPAVSIALWLFGNFERRKLLPYIISQMLGAFIGAAVVYFLYYNLFFDFEQAHHMVRGSVESLQLAGIFSTYPNAHITVIQAFFVETVIAAILLCLILALTDDGNGIPRGPLAPLLIGLLIAVIGASMGPLTGFALNPARDFGPKVFAYLAGWGKVAFTGGRDIPYFLVPLIAPVVGACLGAFGYRALIGPYLPSAVNEDGLEETHRAASEHKA, from the coding sequence ATGAGCCAATTAAAAACGCCTACGCTAACAGGCCAGTGCATCGCAGAATTTCTTGGAACAGCTCTGTTAATCTTCTTCGGCGTCGGCTGTGTCGCCGCGCTGAAGCTGGCGGGAGCCAGCTTAGGACAATGGGAAATCAGCATCATCTGGGGGCTCGGCGTCGCCATGGCGGTGTATCTCACCGCCGCGGTGTCCGGCGCCCACCTCAGTCCGGCGGTCTCCATCGCCTTGTGGTTATTCGGCAATTTTGAACGCCGTAAACTGCTGCCCTACATTATCTCGCAAATGCTCGGCGCCTTTATCGGCGCGGCGGTGGTCTATTTCCTTTATTACAACCTGTTTTTTGACTTCGAACAGGCCCACCATATGGTGCGGGGAAGCGTGGAAAGCCTGCAGCTCGCCGGCATTTTTTCCACCTATCCCAATGCGCACATCACCGTGATACAGGCATTCTTTGTGGAAACGGTTATCGCCGCCATTCTGCTGTGCCTGATCCTGGCGCTGACCGATGACGGCAACGGCATCCCCCGCGGCCCCCTGGCGCCGCTGCTCATCGGCCTGCTCATTGCGGTGATTGGCGCATCCATGGGACCGCTGACCGGCTTCGCCCTCAACCCGGCCCGTGATTTCGGACCCAAGGTATTTGCCTATCTGGCCGGCTGGGGCAAAGTGGCCTTTACCGGCGGACGCGATATTCCCTACTTCCTGGTTCCGCTGATTGCGCCGGTGGTGGGCGCCTGCCTGGGGGCGTTCGGCTACCGTGCGCTTATCGGCCCCTATCTGCCTTCCGCCGTAAACGAAGATGGCCTGGAAGAGACGCACCGCGCCGCCAGCGAGCATAAAGCATAA
- the tpiA gene encoding triose-phosphate isomerase produces MRHPLVMGNWKLNGSKHLVNDLITALRSELSGVVGCDVAIAPPVMYLDQAKHQLAGSRLALGAQNVDVNLSGAFTGEVSAAMLKDIGAKYIIIGHSERRTYHKESDELIAKKFAVLKDAGLIPVLCIGESEAENEAGQTEAVCARQLDAVLTTLGAGAFENAVIAYEPIWAIGTGKSATPAQAQAVHKFIRDHIAKQDAAVAEQVILQYGGSVNAGNAAELFTQPDIDGALVGGASLKADAFAVIVKAAAEAKQA; encoded by the coding sequence ATGCGACATCCGTTAGTGATGGGTAACTGGAAACTGAATGGCAGCAAACATTTGGTGAACGATCTGATTACTGCCCTACGCAGTGAACTGAGTGGCGTCGTCGGCTGTGATGTGGCTATTGCGCCGCCGGTCATGTATCTGGATCAAGCCAAACACCAGCTTGCCGGCAGCCGCCTGGCATTGGGTGCCCAAAACGTCGACGTTAATCTGTCCGGCGCCTTTACCGGTGAAGTTTCCGCCGCCATGCTGAAAGACATCGGCGCCAAATACATCATCATCGGCCATTCCGAACGCCGAACCTACCATAAAGAAAGCGATGAGCTGATCGCGAAGAAATTTGCGGTACTGAAAGACGCCGGACTGATTCCGGTGCTCTGTATCGGTGAAAGCGAAGCTGAAAACGAAGCCGGGCAAACCGAAGCGGTATGCGCCCGTCAACTGGACGCCGTATTGACCACCCTGGGTGCCGGCGCGTTTGAAAACGCAGTGATCGCCTATGAACCGATTTGGGCCATCGGCACCGGCAAATCCGCCACCCCGGCACAGGCGCAAGCGGTGCATAAATTCATCCGCGACCATATCGCCAAACAGGACGCCGCGGTCGCCGAACAGGTTATTCTTCAGTACGGCGGCTCGGTTAACGCCGGCAACGCCGCTGAACTGTTCACCCAGCCGGATATCGACGGCGCGCTGGTGGGCGGAGCTTCACTCAAAGCCGATGCATTTGCCGTTATCGTTAAAGCCGCGGCAGAAGCCAAACAGGCCTGA
- the rbsB gene encoding ribose ABC transporter substrate-binding protein RbsB: MKMKKLAVLMSAVALSAAFSANALAKDTIALVVSTLNNPFFVSMKDGAQQEANKLGYQLVVLDSQNNPAKELANVQDLTVRGVKLVMINPTDSDAVGNAVILANQAKIPVITLDRKANKGQIVSHIASDNRVGGKMAGDFIGQKLGNSAKVIELEGIAGTSVARERGEGFKQSADQYKFTMLASQPADFDRTKGLNVMQNLLTAHPTVQAVFAQNDEMALGAMRALQTVNKTDVLVVGFDGTADGLKAVQSGRMAATVAQQPDQIGIIGVETADKVLKGGKVDAIIPVALKLVTK, from the coding sequence ATGAAAATGAAAAAATTAGCTGTTTTGATGTCCGCCGTTGCGTTAAGCGCCGCTTTCAGCGCCAACGCCCTGGCAAAAGATACTATTGCGCTGGTGGTTTCCACTCTTAACAATCCGTTCTTTGTTTCGATGAAAGACGGGGCGCAACAGGAAGCGAATAAACTGGGTTATCAATTGGTAGTCCTCGATTCGCAAAACAATCCGGCCAAGGAATTGGCTAACGTGCAGGATCTGACGGTGCGCGGCGTCAAGCTGGTCATGATAAACCCGACGGATTCCGATGCGGTGGGCAATGCCGTTATCCTGGCCAACCAAGCCAAGATCCCGGTCATCACCCTGGATCGTAAGGCGAACAAGGGCCAGATCGTCAGTCATATCGCCTCGGACAACCGGGTCGGCGGCAAAATGGCGGGTGATTTTATCGGGCAAAAACTGGGTAACAGCGCCAAGGTTATTGAACTTGAAGGGATTGCCGGCACCTCAGTGGCCCGTGAACGCGGCGAAGGATTCAAGCAATCCGCCGATCAATACAAATTCACCATGTTGGCTAGCCAGCCGGCTGATTTCGATCGCACCAAAGGTCTTAACGTCATGCAGAACCTGCTGACCGCCCACCCGACGGTACAAGCGGTATTCGCGCAAAATGACGAAATGGCCTTAGGCGCGATGCGTGCCCTGCAAACCGTCAATAAAACCGATGTGTTGGTGGTAGGCTTTGACGGTACGGCGGATGGACTCAAAGCGGTGCAAAGCGGAAGAATGGCCGCCACCGTGGCGCAGCAGCCCGATCAAATCGGTATTATCGGTGTTGAAACCGCAGACAAAGTATTAAAAGGCGGCAAGGTGGATGCCATAATCCCGGTAGCCCTTAAGCTGGTCACGAAATAA
- the glpX gene encoding class II fructose-bisphosphatase has product MKRELAIEFSRVTEAAALAGYCWLGRGDKNAADNAAVQAMRIMLNQVDIDGRIVIGEGEIDEAPMLYIGEAVGTGRGDSVDIAVDPIEGTRMTAMGQPNALTVMAVGEKDSFLHAPDMYMEKIAVGPAAKGVIDLESPLDENLRNVARKLGKPLSQLTVIILAKPRHEQIIAELQQLGVRVFAIPDGDVAASLLTCMPDSEVDVMYGIGGAPEGVISAAAIRAMDGDMQGRLLPRHQVKGNSEINLRIGADELARCAAMGIAANTVLRLNDMARNDNVVFSATGITKGDLLNGITRKGLLATTDTLLIRGNSRTIRRISSTHYLDRKDPALHPFIL; this is encoded by the coding sequence ATGAAACGTGAATTAGCCATTGAATTTTCCAGGGTAACGGAAGCCGCCGCGCTGGCGGGCTATTGCTGGCTCGGCCGCGGCGATAAAAATGCCGCCGACAACGCCGCGGTCCAGGCCATGCGCATCATGCTCAATCAGGTGGACATCGATGGCCGTATAGTGATCGGCGAAGGGGAAATCGATGAAGCGCCGATGCTGTATATCGGCGAAGCGGTGGGCACGGGCCGGGGCGATTCGGTGGATATCGCGGTGGATCCCATCGAAGGAACCCGCATGACGGCGATGGGCCAACCCAATGCCTTGACCGTGATGGCGGTGGGGGAAAAAGACAGCTTTTTACATGCTCCCGATATGTATATGGAAAAAATAGCGGTGGGACCGGCGGCCAAAGGCGTTATCGACCTCGAGTCGCCCCTGGATGAGAATCTGCGCAACGTTGCCCGCAAACTGGGTAAACCATTGTCGCAGCTTACGGTCATCATCCTGGCCAAACCTCGCCACGAACAAATTATCGCCGAACTGCAGCAATTGGGCGTACGAGTGTTTGCCATTCCTGACGGCGACGTGGCGGCGTCCCTGCTCACCTGCATGCCGGACAGTGAAGTGGATGTCATGTACGGCATCGGCGGCGCGCCGGAAGGGGTGATTTCCGCGGCGGCAATCCGCGCCATGGACGGCGATATGCAGGGCCGCCTGCTGCCCCGCCATCAGGTCAAAGGTAACAGTGAAATAAACCTGCGCATCGGCGCCGATGAACTGGCCCGCTGCGCGGCCATGGGTATCGCCGCCAATACCGTGCTGCGGCTCAATGACATGGCGCGTAACGACAATGTGGTTTTTTCCGCCACCGGCATCACCAAAGGGGATTTGCTGAACGGCATTACCCGCAAAGGTCTGCTCGCCACCACGGACACCCTGCTGATTCGCGGCAACAGTCGGACGATCCGGCGCATTTCTTCCACCCATTATCTCGATCGTAAAGATCCCGCCCTGCATCCGTTTATCCTTTAG
- the rbsC gene encoding ribose ABC transporter permease: MSTRIIPVKRGFSKTWLLEQKSLIALLVLIAVVSSMSSNFFSLNNLFNILQQTSVNAIMAVGMTLVILTAGIDLSVGSLLALTGAVAASVVGLEINVFVAVGASLLLGAAIGAVTGVIVAKGKVQAFIATLVMMLLLRGVTMVYTDGSPVNTGFSDAADAFGWFGIGRPLGVPTPVWIMAVVFLAAWYMLHHTRLGRYIYALGGNEAATRLSGISVDKVKVIVYSLCGLTAALAGVIEVARLSSAQPTAGTGYELDAIAAVVLGGTSLSGGKGRIMGTLIGALILGFLNNGLNLLSVSSYYQMIVKAVVILLAVLVDNKSSK; the protein is encoded by the coding sequence ATGAGTACCCGGATTATTCCCGTTAAACGCGGTTTCAGCAAAACCTGGCTATTAGAACAGAAATCATTGATTGCGCTGCTGGTGCTTATCGCCGTGGTGTCTTCCATGAGTTCGAACTTCTTCAGCCTCAATAATTTGTTCAATATCCTTCAACAGACCTCCGTGAACGCCATTATGGCGGTGGGCATGACGCTGGTGATCTTGACCGCCGGTATCGATCTTTCCGTGGGTTCGCTGCTGGCCCTGACCGGTGCGGTGGCCGCGTCGGTGGTGGGGCTTGAAATCAACGTGTTCGTCGCGGTGGGAGCCTCCCTATTGCTGGGCGCGGCAATCGGCGCCGTGACGGGGGTCATTGTGGCGAAAGGAAAGGTGCAGGCCTTTATCGCGACCCTGGTGATGATGCTGCTGCTGCGGGGCGTCACCATGGTATATACCGACGGCAGCCCGGTGAATACCGGCTTCAGCGATGCGGCCGATGCGTTCGGCTGGTTTGGTATCGGCCGTCCGCTGGGCGTGCCTACGCCGGTGTGGATTATGGCGGTGGTGTTTCTCGCCGCCTGGTACATGCTGCACCACACCCGTTTGGGCCGCTATATCTACGCGTTGGGCGGCAATGAAGCCGCGACGCGGTTGTCGGGCATCAGCGTTGATAAGGTCAAGGTCATCGTCTATTCGCTGTGCGGGCTGACGGCGGCGCTGGCCGGCGTGATTGAAGTGGCCCGGCTCTCTTCGGCGCAGCCCACCGCCGGTACCGGGTATGAACTGGATGCCATTGCCGCCGTGGTGCTGGGGGGAACCAGCCTGTCCGGCGGTAAAGGCCGCATCATGGGAACCCTTATTGGCGCGCTGATCCTCGGATTTTTGAATAACGGACTGAATTTATTAAGCGTTTCTTCCTACTATCAGATGATTGTAAAGGCTGTCGTCATTTTGTTGGCGGTATTGGTAGATAACAAAAGCAGTAAATAA
- a CDS encoding DUF1454 family protein, which produces MDRNRFIRFAAASLLLGVAWTHVLAADTSAAATPVAPYLLAGAPTFDLTIVKFRERYNDHNPNLPIGEFRSIDNRNDLINLTRAASKINSTLYASTALEKGSGKIKTLQITYLPVVGGGEKAARATAISYMAALVREFEPGLTVEQSTARVMDLLAKGRGAHFFQQSWGPLRYVVADDGDKGLTFAVEPVKLALAES; this is translated from the coding sequence ATGGATAGGAACCGGTTCATCCGCTTCGCCGCCGCCAGTCTGCTGCTGGGCGTTGCCTGGACACATGTTCTGGCCGCCGATACCTCCGCCGCGGCAACGCCGGTGGCGCCATACCTGTTGGCCGGCGCACCGACGTTCGATTTAACCATCGTTAAATTTCGTGAAAGATATAACGACCATAACCCCAACTTACCTATCGGTGAATTTCGATCCATTGATAACCGAAACGATCTTATCAACCTGACCCGCGCCGCCAGCAAGATTAACAGCACGCTCTACGCATCCACCGCCCTGGAAAAGGGCAGCGGTAAAATAAAAACGCTGCAGATTACCTACCTGCCGGTGGTAGGCGGCGGCGAAAAAGCCGCCCGCGCCACCGCCATCAGCTATATGGCAGCGCTGGTGCGCGAGTTTGAACCCGGATTAACGGTGGAGCAAAGCACGGCCCGGGTCATGGATTTATTAGCCAAAGGCCGGGGCGCCCATTTTTTTCAGCAATCCTGGGGGCCGTTACGCTATGTGGTGGCGGATGATGGCGATAAGGGCCTTACCTTTGCCGTCGAGCCCGTTAAACTCGCTTTAGCCGAGTCTTGA
- the rbsK gene encoding ribokinase, which yields MATNKLVVLGSINADHILNLEQFPRPGETVIGKNYTVAFGGKGANQAVAAGRSGANIDFVACVGEDDIGQRIRKQLAADNIGVGSVEASPGTTTGVALIFVNRDGENVIAIDPGANAALTPDYLARYEKKIIDASVLLMQLESPLETVIAAAKLAKLHQTQVILNPAPARELPDPLLALVDTITPNETEAERLTGVAINDDASAARAAQILHGKGIPTVLITLGSRGVWLSRQGHGKLIPGFKIDAVDTIAAGDTFNGALVTALLEGEDMDKAVRFAHAAAAIAVTRSGAQPSIPWRQEIDAFLQGLD from the coding sequence ATGGCGACAAACAAGCTGGTGGTGCTGGGTAGTATCAATGCCGATCATATCCTCAACCTTGAGCAATTTCCTCGTCCCGGTGAAACGGTTATTGGAAAAAACTATACCGTCGCTTTCGGCGGTAAAGGCGCCAATCAAGCGGTGGCGGCCGGGCGCAGCGGGGCGAATATCGATTTTGTCGCCTGCGTCGGCGAGGATGATATAGGGCAGCGTATCCGTAAGCAGTTGGCGGCGGACAACATCGGTGTCGGATCGGTGGAAGCCAGCCCCGGCACAACCACCGGCGTTGCGCTGATTTTCGTGAACCGGGATGGTGAGAATGTGATTGCCATCGATCCGGGCGCCAACGCCGCGCTTACGCCGGATTATCTGGCGCGATACGAGAAAAAGATTATCGACGCCTCCGTGCTGCTGATGCAGCTGGAGTCGCCGCTGGAGACGGTGATTGCCGCCGCCAAGCTGGCAAAGCTGCATCAGACGCAGGTTATTCTGAATCCGGCTCCGGCCCGTGAGTTACCGGACCCGTTGCTGGCCCTGGTGGATACCATCACGCCGAATGAGACTGAAGCGGAACGTCTGACGGGCGTCGCAATCAATGATGACGCCTCCGCCGCCCGCGCCGCGCAAATACTCCATGGCAAAGGCATTCCCACGGTATTGATTACCCTGGGCAGCCGCGGCGTATGGCTTAGCCGGCAGGGTCATGGCAAACTGATCCCGGGGTTTAAGATCGACGCGGTGGATACCATTGCTGCGGGGGATACATTCAATGGCGCGTTGGTTACGGCATTGCTGGAAGGGGAAGATATGGACAAGGCAGTGAGATTTGCCCATGCCGCCGCCGCCATTGCGGTCACCCGCTCGGGTGCGCAGCCGTCCATTCCCTGGCGCCAAGAAATCGACGCCTTTTTGCAAGGGTTAGACTAG
- the rbsR gene encoding ribose operon transcriptional repressor RbsR codes for MSTMKDVARLAGVSTSTVSHVINDNRFVSDAVRDKVLAAVEQLNYAPSALARSLKINQTRTIGMLITSSNNPFYAEVVHGVERSCYERGYSLILCNTEEDADRMSRSMETLLQKRVDGLLIMCTENNRPSRLALRRYPSLPIVMMDWTPFEDALDIIQDNSLLGGDLATRYLISRGYHKIACIAGPQDKTTARHRLEGYRLAMNRAGLVIPAGYEVFSDFEFGGGVAAMKQLLALPEPPHAVFTGNDAVAVGGCQGLFQAGLSVPGDMAVVGYDDIELAKYLTPPLTTINQPKDSLGELAIDTLLYRLQNPETEPQVLVLTPELVERASVGRR; via the coding sequence TTGTCCACCATGAAAGATGTCGCCCGTTTGGCGGGCGTTTCAACCTCCACGGTTTCTCATGTGATCAATGACAATCGTTTTGTCAGCGATGCGGTGCGAGATAAGGTTCTGGCGGCGGTGGAACAGCTGAATTACGCGCCTTCGGCCCTGGCCCGCAGTTTGAAGATAAACCAGACGCGCACCATCGGGATGTTGATAACCTCCAGTAATAACCCGTTTTATGCGGAAGTGGTGCACGGGGTGGAACGCAGCTGCTATGAGCGCGGTTATAGCTTGATCCTGTGCAATACCGAGGAGGATGCGGATCGCATGAGCCGCAGCATGGAGACGTTGCTGCAAAAACGCGTGGACGGCCTGCTTATCATGTGTACCGAAAACAATCGTCCCTCCCGGCTGGCGTTGCGTCGTTATCCTTCATTGCCCATTGTGATGATGGATTGGACGCCGTTTGAGGACGCGCTGGATATCATCCAGGATAATTCGTTGCTGGGGGGCGATCTGGCCACCCGTTATCTGATTTCCCGTGGCTATCATAAAATTGCCTGTATTGCCGGTCCCCAGGATAAAACCACTGCCCGCCACCGGTTGGAGGGCTATCGTCTCGCCATGAATCGCGCCGGGCTGGTTATTCCGGCCGGATATGAAGTGTTCAGCGATTTTGAATTTGGCGGCGGTGTGGCGGCGATGAAACAGCTTTTGGCGTTGCCCGAACCGCCCCATGCGGTTTTCACCGGCAATGACGCGGTGGCGGTTGGGGGTTGCCAGGGGCTGTTTCAGGCCGGGCTATCGGTGCCGGGAGATATGGCGGTGGTGGGTTATGACGATATCGAGCTGGCCAAATACCTTACTCCGCCGCTGACCACCATTAATCAGCCGAAAGATTCTCTTGGCGAGCTGGCCATTGATACTTTACTTTATCGGCTGCAAAATCCCGAGACTGAACCGCAAGTGCTGGTGCTGACCCCTGAACTGGTGGAGCGGGCGTCGGTGGGGCGTCGATGA
- the fpr gene encoding ferredoxin--NADP(+) reductase yields the protein MAEWVNGEIIHVEHWTESLFSLYVRAPVDAFTAGQFAKLGLEINGERVQRAYSYVNAPNNPNLEFYLVTVPEGKLSPPLHAMQPGDQLMVTKEAAGFFVLDEIPPCETLWMLATGTALGPFLSILQFGEGLERFKDIVLVHAARYARDLSYLPLMLELQQRYSGKLHIQTVVSRETVPGSLTGRVPALIADGSLEQAVGVALSAENGHVMLCGNPQMVRDTQQLLKETREMRKHLRRKPGHITSEHYW from the coding sequence ATGGCTGAATGGGTTAATGGGGAAATCATACATGTTGAGCACTGGACGGAAAGTCTTTTCAGCCTGTATGTCCGCGCGCCGGTGGACGCTTTCACCGCGGGCCAGTTTGCCAAACTCGGCCTGGAGATCAACGGCGAACGCGTCCAGCGCGCCTATTCGTATGTGAATGCGCCGAATAACCCCAATCTAGAATTTTATCTGGTGACGGTACCGGAAGGAAAGCTCAGTCCGCCGCTGCATGCCATGCAACCGGGCGACCAACTGATGGTTACCAAAGAAGCCGCCGGTTTCTTTGTCCTTGACGAAATTCCCCCCTGTGAAACGCTGTGGATGTTGGCCACCGGCACGGCGTTGGGCCCGTTTCTGTCTATTTTGCAATTTGGAGAAGGGCTGGAGCGCTTTAAAGATATTGTCCTGGTGCATGCGGCGCGCTATGCCCGCGATCTCAGTTACCTGCCGTTGATGCTTGAACTGCAGCAGCGCTATAGCGGCAAACTGCATATTCAGACCGTGGTCAGCCGGGAAACGGTGCCCGGTTCACTCACCGGCCGTGTTCCGGCGCTGATCGCCGACGGTTCGTTGGAACAAGCGGTAGGAGTGGCACTGAGCGCGGAAAATGGCCATGTCATGCTCTGCGGTAATCCGCAAATGGTGCGGGATACTCAGCAATTATTGAAAGAAACGCGCGAAATGCGCAAACACCTGCGGCGCAAGCCGGGTCATATCACCAGCGAGCATTACTGGTAA